AGGTAACCAGGGCCTTGGAATCTACCTGGGAGATCTCCACTTCCTTGTTGGGAAGGGAAGCGACGATGTCAGAGAGGAGCTTGCCGGCTACCGCGATCTGTCCGGGTTCATCCACCATGCCGGCGATACGGACGCGGGTGGATACCTCGTAATCGAAGCCAGTGAACTCAAGACCATTGTCATCCGCGGTGATCAGCATCGCGCGGAGCACGGGCTGGGTGACCTTGGACGGCAGGCTGCGAGCAACCCACGCTACGGCGTTGGCAAGGTCATCTTTGGCAACGCGAAATGACACGGCTTCATCCATGGTGCGAAGAGCTCCTCTGGGGCAAGTAGGAAATTTGTTACTTACAAAAGACTGGCTTCCAACTTACCGCATCGGGCGGGGTGCGCCACAACGTGTAATTCCATCTCTGCCCGTTCGATCCGCGCCTGGCCGGAGGCAGGCCGGGCCGAACTCCACACACCCTCTTTCTTCTATACAGATCAGAGAAATAATTTAGTAGTAGTAATAAGCGCTGTGGGATCTGTGGGTAACCAGGTAAATGACAAGTTCAGGACATAGATCTGGGGTGTGCCAATTCTTGTGATCTTGCTGTGATCAATCGGGGCGAAATGTGGACAACTAACGGGATCACCGTTTTATCCACAGGTTTTGTCATTTGATCACCGATCTACACACAGCACTGATCACAGGGTGGTTCTCCCAGCATAGGGCCTGTGGAATTTAAAACTGTGAGTAAGATCTACGAATTACAAAGATGAAATTACACAAGTGTGAATAACGCTGTGGATAACTCTTTTCGCAGTTAAGAGAGTACTTTTCGCGAACCTTCTGGGTTCTTTGTGGAATTACAAGAGTGTGTAGGCGGCTGGCGGACGGTTGTGTTCCAGGTTTCGGTCTCTCGGCTAAGGATCTCGGATCTTGTAGGTTGGTTCCACCTTTAAGTAGCGCGAGCAGAATGCGGGAACTGACAAAGGGCAGACAAAAGCGCCCTCCTTTATATAAGGAAGGCGCTGCAGCAGTGGTGGAGAGATTTAGGCGCGACCGCGATTTTTAATGCGCTGGGTAAGTGCCTGGATCTCGTCGTAAGTATTGCGCTTTTCAGTCATCTCTTTGCGAATCTTGCGATCCGCATAAATGACGGTGGTGTGGTCCTTGCCGCCGAACTGTTCACCAATCTTGGGAAGGGATAGCTCGGTCAGTTCGCGGCACAGATACATAGCCAACTGGCGCGCATGCGCCACCGCACGCTTTTTGCCAGCACCGCGCAGAGTTTCTACATCAATATCGAAGAATTCTGCCGTGACCTCCATGATCGAGGTAGCGGTGATCTGCCGGTCAGCGGAATCTGGGGCCAAATCACGCAGCGCGATTTCCGCCATCTCTACGTTGATGGGCTCATTGACCAAGGAAGAATAGGCCGAAACGCGGATGAGTGCGCCCTCGAGCTCGCGAATAGATGACTCAAAACGAGAGGCAATGAGCTCAAGCACGGAGCGATCTACTTCGGTGCCGTCATTGGCCGCCTTCTTCATCAAAATCGCGATACGCGTTTCTAGATCTGGCGGCTGAATATCGGTGATAAGACCGCCTTCAAAGCGGGTGCGGAGGCGATCCTCCAGCGTAGTTAGCTGCTTCGGTGGGCGGTCCGAAGACAAAATGATCTGCTTATTGGCTTGGTGCAGCGCATTGAAAGTATGGAAGAACTCTTCCTGGGTGGATTCTTTGCCTTCCAAGAACTGGATGTCATCGACCATCAAAATGTCGAGATTGCGGTAGCGCCGCTTGAATGATTCCTGACGGTCATCGCGCAGGGAATTAATATAGTCATTCGTGAATTCTTCCGAAGACACATACTTCACGCGCAGACCCGGATGCAGTACCTGGGCGTAATTGCCGGCGGCATGCAAAAGGTGCGTTTTACCCAGACCAGAGCCACCCCAGATAAATAGTGGGTTGTACGCACGGGCGGGATTCTCGGCCACAGCCACGGCGGCACCATTGGCAAAACGATTCGAAGAACCGATCACGAAGCTATCGAAGGTGTGCTTTGGATTGAGGGAAGTTTCACGGTTGGGATCGTGCGCCGGGGCCTCGCGCGGGATGCGGGCAGAATTGGTGGCAGCACCAGAGAAATTTCCCGCGGATTCTGCCTGCTGTTGGTTATAGTGCTGGGCCAGCTCATCCAAGCTTGCAGGGGCGTGACTCGACTGCCAATTGTTCTGGGAAGGGGCCTGCTGTGCAGCGGCATCCGTTTGCTGCGGGCGCGGAATGTAGTTCTGGGTAGATTCCGTGTTCTGCGGCGGTTGCGCTTGCGGCGGTTGCTGTTGTTGAGGGGGAGTTGCCTGTTGTGCAGGGTCCGCAGCCGGTGGCTGTGGCTCTTGCGGAGTGGCAAGGGTAACCGCAAAGGAACACGGCCGGCCTAGGTGGCGGGTTAGTGCCTTGGCAATGTGCTCGCCCAACTCATTTTCGACCACATTTTTGGCATCTAGGTTCTCTGCGGCAACGAGGGTGTAGCCCTCAACCATCATGATGGGACGAACCAGTTGGAGGTAAAGGCGCTGCGAGTGCGAAAAACTGGGGACCTCGGAATTGGGTTGCTCGGATTGTGCGAGCAGGTCATCAACGACCGCGCGCCAAACGGCATGCAGGTTCGCTTGTGGGTCAGTCACAACAGGCTACCTTTGTGGAATTTAGTCGGGGACGGGTGGACATTGAATAACAATTTTCACCGCGGATTCCACTGTGGTTTTCACATCGGTTTTTATCGAGTCACCTCGATCTCCACAGAGTTATCCACAGGTGTGGATGAAATAGTTATTCACAGCTTAGTTCATGACTGTGGATAACTCTTCATTGGCCAGTTTATGGCCCTACGCTGCGGAAACTGCAAAAGTCTCAAGCGTTGATTTAGAGTTATCCACATGACCGGTTGGGCTGTGGAATTTGATTCTTCTGTTCTACCGCCGAAACGGCGGGTGTGTCTAGCGAGAAAAATTCACCACCCGGGTGTGGGTTGGGGTGGGTCTTACTGTGCGACGGATTAGGTGCAGTAAGAGCACAGAATCTGGCCCTCTAGCTGCAGGAAAAAACATTTATGTAATTTCGGGTGTACCCGGGTGTCGATTTGTTCCCAGCGGCAGAAATCACGTAATCTGACATGGTCTATTGCAACAAAGAGTTGCGCGTGAAAGTGACTGCGTCACCTCGCACCGGCTGGGCCCGTCGGCTCGCCGTGCACCGGAGAGACTGTGATGCGTCAGGTTCATGGAATCTATTCATCAGTGGGCGTGCCGCTGCATCGCGGTGGTGTGCCTACGCACAACTTCAAGGAGAATTAACGTGGCAAAGGGTAAGCGCACGTTCCAGCCGAACAACCGTCGTCGTGCTCGTAAGCACGGCTTCCGCACCCGCATGAGCACCCGTGCAGGTCGCGCCATTGTTGCAGCTCGTCGCAAGAAGGGCCGCGCAAAGCTGACTGCATAAGTTATGCTTCCAGCCCAGCACAAGCTCACGTCGCCGACGCAATTTCGGCGCACGATGAAGGGCAGTCGCCGGGCGGGCACTCGTACGGTCGTCGTGCACGCGCGCGACAACGCAGGTACGGACAAGGCAGCCGATATCGCCGCCACCGGGCCGCGATTTGGGCTGATTGTTTCTAAAGCCGTCGGGAATGCAGTGGTTCGCCACCGCACCTCCCGGCGGCTTCGCCATGTGTGCATGACATTCATTCCCAAGCTGCCCGCCAGCGTGGACGTAGTCATCCGTGCCTTGCCCGCCAGCGCCACTGCTAGCAGTGAGCAATTAGAAAAAGATCTTGCCAAAGCACTGCGCAAGCAATGGGATATCTAAATTCCCGCGGGGAGGAAATTCCCCCAGCCAGAGGATTGGCCAAACCAATGGTCAAAGTGGTTCGTTTCTACCAAAAACACGTCTCTGGCCTTAAGATGGTATCGACCTGTCGGTTCGAGCCGACATGCAGTGCTTATGCCCTAGAGGCGCTTTCTCAACACGGCGCAATCAAGGGTACGGCGATGGCAATAGCCAGGGTCTGCAAATGCGGCCCCTGGCATCCGGGCGGATTCGATCCGGTCCCGGGTACCAACAACAATTGAGGATTAAACACTCGTGCTTAATATCATTTACTGGCCAATTTCGGCCGTTTTGTGGTTCTGGCACTGGCTGCTGTCCCTCGTAATGGACCCCGCCTGGGGCATTACCTGGATTCTGGCCATTGTGCTGCTGACCTGGACGCTTAAGGCACTCATGGTCAAGCCGACCATTAGCCAGATTCGTTCCTCGCGCAAGATGCAGGAAATCCAGCCTAAGGTGCAGGAAATCCGCGCGAAGTACGGCAATGACCAAACCAAGGCCGCGCAGGAAATGCAGAAGGTCTACAAGGAGTCCGGCGTTCGTCCGATGGCCGGCTGCCTGCCGGTCTTCGTGCAGATTCCAATGTTCGTTGGTTTGTTCCACGTGCTGCGCTCCTTCGACCGCACCGTTGCGGTAGCCGGTGGCATCGGCCACCCCAGTGGCGACCCAATGTCCATTGAGGATAACGCCAATACCGCGAACTACATCTTCAAGCCGGACCTAGTCCAGCAGTTCTTGGATGCCAAGATCTTTGATGTTCCGCTGGTGACCAACCTGCGCTTGAACTCGCCGATTGTGGAGGGCGTAACCACCACCCAGGCAGCCGTCATCATCGTTCCGATGATCGCCATCATTGCGGTTATGACACACTTCAACGCCCGCATGAGCCTGAACCGCCAGGAAAAGCGCCGTGCTGCTGGCAAGACCCAAGCACCGCAGGGTCAAAATGCGGAAATGATGCAGCAGCAAATGGCCATGATGTCCAAGATGATGCTGTGGGTCATGCCGGCCATGCTGGTCTTCTCCGGCTCCATCTGGCCGATTGGCTTGCTGTTCTACATGATGGCCAATACGGTCTGGACCTTCTTCCAAACCCGCATCGTCTATGCCAAGATGGACCGCGAGGAAGAAGAAGAGGAAGCCGCTAAGGTAGAGGCCAAGCGCACTTCCGCGCCTAAGCCGGGTGCCCGCAAGAAGGACAACCGCACCAAGAAACAGCGCAAAAACAAATAAACACGGAGGAGAACCCCATCGTGTCCGAGATGGACCCGTCAGTAGTATTCGGCTCCCGCTTGCCCCTCGCGCAGGCTTACCATGATTCGCTCGCTACAGACGGGTCCACTCGTGGTTTTATAGGCCCCCGCGAGGTGCCACGCTTGTGGGACAGGCACATTATTAACTGCGCCGTCGTCAAGCAGGCAATCCCGGAGGGTGCCACGGTTATCGACGTCGGCTCGGGTGCCGGGCTGCCCGGCATTCCCCTGGCCATTGCGCGCCCAGACCTGCAAATCACCCTGATCGAGCCGCTGCTCAAGCGCTATAACTACCTCAACGAGGTGGTAGAAGAGCTGGGCCTAGACAACGTGACGGTCCTGCGTGGCCGTGCCGAAGAGGGACCGATTAAAAAGGCCGTGGCGGGAGCAGACGTGGTCACCTCCCGCGCCGTCGCGCCCCTGGGCAAGCTGGCGAAGTGGTCGCTGCCGCTCGTGCGCAAGGGTGGCGAGATGATCGCGCTGAAGGGTTCTTCGGTACACGAGGAACTGGAACGCGATGCCGCCGACATTAAGAAGGCCGGCGGTGGAAAGGCCGAGGTCAGCACCATCGAGGGAACCACGATCATTCGTGTCCCGCGCGTGAACTAAAGTAGACGGCATGACTAATCCGCGCCTTATCACCATTGCTAACCAGAAAGGCGGCGTAGGCAAAACCACCTCCGCCGCCAACTTGGCCGCAGCGCTAGCCACAGAGGGCAAAAAAGTGCTGGTGATCGATCTTGACCCGCAGGGAAACGCCTCCACGGCCATGGGCGCGGAACATAATTCCGGCACCGATTCCAGCTATGAGGTGCTCCTAGGAGACTGCACCGCCGAGAAGGCCATGCAGCCCTCCTCGCACAACGAGAACCTCTTCTGCATCCCCGCCACCATTGATCTGGCTGGCGCAGAGATTGAAATGGTCTCCTTGGTACGCCGTGAATTTCGGCTGTACGACGCCCTACATAATGGCTTCCTTGAAGAGCACGGCTTCGAATATGTCTTCATTGATTGCCCGCCATCGCTGGGCTTGCTCACCATCAACGCCATGACGTGCGCTGAAGAGGTCATCATCCCGATTCAATGCGAATACTACGCCCTGGAGGGCGTGGGCCAGCTGCTGGGCAATATCTCCATGATTCGCGAGCACCTCAACGAGGATCTGCATATTTCCGCCGTGCTGCTGACCATGTATGACGCCCGCACGCGCTTGGCCGAGGACGTGGCAGATAACGTCCGCGAACAGTTCGGAGCCGTGGTGCTGGCCAATGTTATCCCGCGCTCCGTGCGCGTTTCCGAGGCACCGGGGTACGGTACTACGGTTATTGATTACGCTCCCTCGTCCACCGGGGCCCGCGCGTACCTTGCGGCGGCGCGTGAGCTTAACCGGCGTGGCGATTACCGCCCGCACCCGACCACTGGGGCGATTGGCGTGAGCCCAGAGATTTACGCGGAATTGGAAGGATAGGAACTCATGGCAGAACAGAAGCAAGGCGGCCTTGGCAAAGGCCTAGCCGCACTCATCCCGTCCGGTCCTGATGCCCCTACCCGCAAGCCGCGCCTGGGAGATTCCGCCGCGGATATTATCTTGGGTAATTCCACCCCGCAGCCGGGCCGGAAGGGCGGCGAAGGCAAGCGCGTAAAGGGCGCTCCCACCATTCAGCAGGGTTCTGGCTCTAAGCCCTCTAAGAAGCGCCAGGCCACCCCGGGTCCTATCGGTGCGACCTACCGTGAGATTTCCATTGGGGATATTATCCCTAACCCGAAGCAGCCGCGCACGGTCTTCGACGAGGATGAACTCGGCGAGCTCGTCCACTCGATCCGCGAGTTTGGCCTGCTACAGCCCGTGGTCGTTCGTCCTTCTGAGGAAGGTGGCTTCGAGCTCATCATGGGTGAGCGCCGTTGGCGCGCTTCCTCCAAGGCGGGCCTGGCCACGATTCCGGCCATCGTGCGCGATACCAAGGATGACAACTTGCTGCGCGATGCCCTGCTGGAGAATATCCACCGCGTACAGCTCAACCCTTTGGAAGAGGCGCACGCCTACCAGCAGCTGCTGGAAGAATTCGGTGTTACCCAGAACGAGCTGGCGGACCGCATTGGCCGTTCGCGCCCACAGGTGACCAATATGTTGCGCCTGCTCAAGCTGCCGGTAGAGGTACAAAAGCGCGTAGCTGCTGGTACCTTATCTGCCGGCCACGCGCGTGCCCTATTGTCCTTGGATGACACCGAGGCCATGGAATACATTGCCAACCGCATCATCGCGGAGGGCCTGTCCGTACGCGCGACCGAGGAGGCAGTCACCCTCTACAAGCGCGATGGTAAGCCGGCCGAATCCAAGAAGAAGCAGCCGGCACCGCAGCCGCAGTACTTTACCGATTCCGCTGAGCGCCTGTCTGATCGTTTCGATACCAAGGTCACCGTGACCATGGGCAAGCGCAAGGGCAAGATGGTCGTGGAATTCGGCGACCAAGAAGATTTCGAGCGCATCATGGCGCTCATTGAGGGCCAGCACTAAACCGGGGCGATGATCCTCGAGCCGGTACGCGAAGGCACGCGCATTCACCGCCAGGCCGCGCGCAGCACCTTTTGGGAGCTGGAGGCCTCCGTGGTCGATCCCGCCTTTGAAAAGGAAGCGTGGCTGGCTACTACCCTGCTCTCCTTTGGTCAGTGCGGCTTTACCGTGGGCGAGGACGCCACCATTCTCTTTTGCTCCCGCGAGGATGCTGCCGGCGCCGCCAAGCTTCCCACCGCCCCCATTTCAAACGATGCGGAGATCATTACCTCGCTCTTCGTTAAGGCACATTTAATGGGGCGTGGCATTGAAGCAGTGCTTGTCGACGCCGCCATTATGCACCTCACTAACCGCGGCAGCGCCGCCGTGGAGGCCTTTGGCTATTACGGCGATCCTGCGGCAGCAGCGGATTTCTTGGGCCACAAACCGGCCTATATCGGGCTGATGTCTTATGAAACTTTGCGCTCCGCCGGCTTTGAGGTAGCCGCAGATCACCCAGTACTCCCCCGCTTGCGGCTCGAGCTGCCGCCCCAGCACGATATGCTCAGTGCGGCAGCCGCAGAAGACCTCCTGGCCCGCGCCTTGGCCTAGATTCGAGGCCTAGGACTGTTCGGCCTGGAGCAGCTCGGAGAACTTATAGGTGCCGGTTACAGCGGTGTCCTGCTCCATGAGGTACATGCGCTTTACGGCAATCACAATCGCCTCCGCAATGTCATCGCGACAGGACGGGCTGGTGAGGATCTTTAAGTCCTCTGGGTTGGTCAGGTAGCCCAGTACGATCTGGATGACCGGCATCTGGGTCAAGCGCAGCAGGTCCCAGGTGCGGCCGTGGTTGCCGCAGTCCAGCAGCTCAGTGCGCGCGACGATCTCGCGCTGGATGAAACCGGAAAGGGTCTCACCAATGAGTGAGGAGTTGCCGGATTCGGAACCGAAGTAGAAGGTGGCAACACCATTGGCCTTCTCATTGGGGTAAGAATCGCAGGCTAGGGAAATGACCATGTCCGCATCGAAGGCATTGGCCAGCTCGGCGCGGGACTTGACGTCCGCATCGGAGGTCCGAGGACGGGAAATGATGGTTTCCATGCCTGCGGCAATCATGCGCCCCTCGATGCGCTGGGTGAGGTCCCACAGGATTTCCTGCTCGGAAATATCACCGAAGCGACCCTTGACCAGCTGGCCGGCGTCGCCGCCGCTCAAGGCGGGATCGATGACAACGCGCTTGCCCGCCAGCTTTGGGCCGGCGTTGCGGACGCGCTCACGCTCTTGAATATTGTGCGCGGAGCCACCGGTGATGCGGCGGCCGAGCAGTCCAAGGGCGCGGATGGTGGCGGGGCCGCACACACCATCTTCTTGCAGGCCGCAGTTGTGCTGATATTCCTTCAGGGCCGCGTGGGTATTAGTACCGAAGTGGCCGTCCACGCGCTGCTGGTAGAAGCCGAGCTCCTGCAGTTGTTGCTGGAGCTGCGAGATATCGTCACCCACCAGCTCATTCGCGGGCTCGTAGCTAAGTACGCGGCTGCCGAGCGTGTACGAGGCTTGGCGCAGTTCGCGCAGGGTGAGATCGTCGATCTCGCCCGTGGGCACGATACCGCGGGATTGCTGGAAGGCCTTGAGGACCTCAGACAAATTGGCATCAAAGCTCTTGTCGCTCTCGGAGTACTTCTGCTTCTTCCACGCAGAAAGTTCCCCCTTGAAATCTGACAAGAGGCCGAGACGGGCCAAGGTAGCGCGAGCCTCAGCTACACGCACGCTTGTATCGCCGACTCGAAGAACGCGATTCACGCCTTATACCCCTTTCACAGCCCGCTTTAGTTAGGGCCGCATTCCAGAATTTCTACACGCTTAATCTAATAGGAATTAGATTAACAGTTAAAGCTGCTTTTTCACTTGCGCCACGATGTCATCTTTAGAACGCAGACCCACAAATTCGTCTACCTTCTCGCCGTGGTTGAAAATCAGCACATTGGGGATGGACATGATCTGGAACATGGCGCCTAGGTTGCGCTCTTCATCGACGTTGACCTTGGCGACGGTGACTTGGCCGTCCAACTCCTCCGCTACCTCTTCCAGGATGGGGGAAAGCTTCTTGCACGGGCCACACCACTCGGCCCAGAAATCGACGACGACGGGCTTATCGGACTCGATGACGTCCTTACGGAACGTATCGGTGGTTACTTTCTTGACGTTGCTCATACTGAATTAACGGTTTTCTGCGAGGAAATGTTCCGCATCAATTGCCGCACGGCAACCGGAGCCGGCCGCGGTAATTGCCTGCTGGTAGTGGTCATCCACCAAGTCACCGCAGGCGAAAACGCCTGGCAGGGAGGTCTTGGTGGTGGGTTGTTTAACTACAACATAGCCGTTGTCATTGAGCTTGACCTGATCATTGAGGAAGGAAGAGCGCGGATCGTGGCCAATTGCTACGAACATGGCAGTGACGTCCAAGGTGGAAGTCTCGCCGTTGGTGACGTCCTTGAGTTTGAGTCCGCCGACCTTGCCATCGGCTTCAATAACTTCTTCGACGACCTTATTGGTCTCCCACTTGATCTTTTCGTTGGCCTGGGCGCGCTCCAGCATGATCTTGGAGGCGCGGAAGTTCTCGGAGCGGTTCACAATGGTGACAGAGTCCGCGAACTTGGTGAGGAAGGTAGCCTCCTCCATAGCGGAGTCGCCGCCGCCGATAACGGCAATATTGTGGCCCTTGAAGAAGAAGCCATCGCACGTAGCGCAGGTGGATACGCCACGGCCGGAGAGTTCTTCCTCACCGGGAACGCCGAGGTGGCGCGGGGCGGCACCGGTGGCGAGGATAACGGTGCGGGCCTCAAAGAGCTCGTCACCCACGTGCAGCTTTTTAATATCGCCTTCCAGCTCAACGGAGTCAACGACCTCCATGCGGAGATCCGCACCGAAGCGGATGGCCTGGGCGCGCATTTCTTCCATGAGTTCTGGGCCCATGATGCCCTTTTGGAAGCCGGGGTAGTTTTCTACCTCGGTGGTATTCATAAGCTCGCCGCCGTACTCGAAGCCCTCGAAGACAATCGGGTTGAGCTCGGCGCGTGCCGCGTACAGCGCGGCGGTGTAACCGGCAGGGCCGGAACCTACGATGGCAACATCGTGGACGGTCATTGCTAACTCCCTAAAATCAGAGTGTGGTTTCGCGTAACGCCCTGAGTCTACCCGCCACGCTGACAAACGTCGGTATTAGCAAACTCACCCCATGGCGGCGCGTAGGACTTCCCTCGCTCGGGCGCGGCGGGATTTAATGGTGCCGGGTTTTACCCCTTGGGCGGTGGCGACTTCACCGACGCGGAATCCGGCGACGTCGGTAAGCACCAGCGCTTCGCGTTGATCCTCGCGCAGCAGCTGCATGGCCTCGCGCACCGCCAGCTGCTCCGCTAGGTTTTCGGAAGGATTATGCGCGAGTAGCGGATTGCGATCGTCGTCGAAGTCCTCCGCATCTAATGAAGCATTTTCCCTGTTAGAACGGTGGTTCAAGTAGTCATAGCCAGAGTTTTTCACCAGCCGGTGCAGCCAGGTCGATAGTGCGGATTCGCGGCGATAAGAGTGCAGGTTGCAGCTGGCGCGCAGGAAGGCTTCTTGGACCACATCTTGGGCATCGTGATCGTTTCTGGTGTAGCGCCGTGCCACGGTGGTCAGCCGCGTGCGGTGGCGTTCCACGATGGTGGAAAAGGCCTTATTATCCCCTTCAATGAAAGCATCAACTAGTTCTTCGTCACTGCGGTCATGACTCAGCGTCATATGTAGATTCCCCCCGGATCAACAACTGTTATGCACAGTGTGACCCGAGGGGAAGCAGAGCGCGAGCGCTGGGCAGTACAGTCTATTGACCAGCCCGTACGCGCAGGGTGCGCCGCAGGTTATCGCGGCATTCCAACAGGATGCGGCGCAGCGCTCCTGGCAGCTCCCGGTGCAGTAGGCGCGTGGTGGCGGCATCGGCCATCGGCAATTCTGGGTAGAAGCCACGGATGAGGCGGTTAGCAATCTCAATCGGGTGCGCGGCCCAGATGTCTTCCACGCGGGAGAAGAACTCCTCCGCAAAGGCCTCCTGCAGGCTAGCTGAGCGCGGGGCATTGAAACCGGCGACCAGTGCGTCCACCTCGGCATTGGAATATGCGCCGGGCGTGAGCGCCTTATCGAACGCGGAGCGCTTGGTCTCCGGCGTGGGGAAGGCGTGGCTGGCGCCGAGGAATTCGGTAGCGCCGGTTAGCGTATTATCGCGCTGCTTTTCCTCTTCGAGCTCGGTCAAAGTTACGGCGTCGCGGGCGGCGAGGGCGCGCAGGATCGACCAGCGGATTTCAGGGTCCAAGCGAAGGCCGGCAATGTCACCGTCGAGCAGGGCCTTAAGGCGTTCGGTGCCGGATTCCTCCGGCGTTGCGGCGAGGGCGCGGATGGCGGCGCGAGCGAGCACAAGCTGCGCGTCCGAGGTTGGCTCGGCCTCGTCTAGGTGGCCCCAGATTGCCTCGGCATAGTCGGTGCGGACCTGCTCGCGGTCGGCGTCTGCAACATAATGCGCAATGGCAAAGTTGGCATTGGCGCAGGCAGCAGCCAGCAGCGTGGTATTGGTCTCGTAGGCTTCGTGCTTGACGACGACCCCCAGATAGTCAATCGCCGACATTTCCCCATCGCGGGTGAGGTTCCACAGGGCGGTCCAGATCACCGCGCGGGTCAACTCATCCTCAATCTCGGTCAAGCGCTCGCCCGCTGTGTCTAGGGAGGTCTCGTCGAAGCGGATCTTGGCGTAGGTATGGTCGGCGTCGTTAAGCAGCAGCAATGCCGGGGCCGGAAGGCCGGCCGCCTCATCGATGATGGTACGGGTGGTGCCATCACCGGCCGGGAGATCGATGTCGATCTCGCGGTACTTGTGCAGGGACGCATCAAAGAGCGAAGCGCTCAGGCGGTGCGGCCGGGTGACGTCCTCGGCGTCTGCAATGATGGCCAGCTCTGCAATCTTCTCGCCTTCGGTGTGCAACTCCGGAGTGAGGGTATCCGGGCCCCAGGTGCGCAGCCAGGCCTGCGACCAGGCATCAAGATCGCGGTTCGTGTGCTTTTTTAGCGCTTTCAGGAGGTCATCAAAGGTGGCGGCGGCAAAGGCGTGCTCCTGGAAGTAGTCGCGCGCACCGGCGTAGAAATTATCGCGGCCAACGTAGTGCACCAGCTGCTTGAGCACCGCCGCTCCCTTGGCATAGGTGATGCCATCGAAGTTCTGGCGTGCGGCATCCACGTCCGGGATCTCCGCCTTGATGGGGTGCGTGGTAGGCAGCTGATCCTGCAGGTAGGCCCAGTTCTTGCGAGCTCCGGCAAAATTGGCCCAGGCCTCGGTGTACTCGGTGCCGTGGACGGAAGAATCCGCGCCCATGAACTCCGCGAAAGACTCTTTGAGCCAGAGGTCATCCCACCACTGTGGCGTAACCAGATCGCCGAACCACATATGGGACATCTCGTGCAGGATGGTATTCGCGCGGCCGGCATGCTGCGCGCGGGTGGCGCGGGAGCGGAAAATGTAGTTCTCCGTAAACGTCACCAGGCCTGGGTTTTCCATGGCACCCAGGTTGTATTCGGGTACAAAGATGGAATCGTACTTGCCCCACGGATAGGGATAGCCAAAGTTCTGGTGGAAAAAGTCCATGCCTTGGGCAGTAAGCTCCAGGATTTCCTCGTCCAGGTGCTCAAACATGGATGCGCGCGCAAAGGCACGCAGCTTCGCCGAGTGGCTGCCATCCGGGGCGGTCCAGGTGCGCTCTTGGTACTGGTAGGGGCCGGCGGCGAAAGAAGTCAGGTACGTCGACAGCGGCGGGGTCGGAGCAAAAGTAACGGTGGCGAGCTCCCCCTCTTCGCTGCGTTCGACTTCCGGTTGGTTGGAAAGGATCTGCCACTCTTTCGGTGCGGTCATGCGCACGTGGAAGACGGCCTTGAGATCCGGCTGCTCCAGGCAGGGGAAGATGCGGCGGGCGTCGGAAGGCTCGAGGTGTGAATACAGGTAGGTCGCGTCATCGGCCTGATCGTGCATCCGATGCAGCCCCTGGCCAGTGCGCGAATAGCGCGAGTGGCTGGTGACCTCGATAGCGAGCTCCTCCCCTACCGGCAGGCCGTGCAGCCGGATGATGCTGCCATCAAAATCCACCTCCTGCGGGGTGCCATTGACCTTGACCTCCGCGACGGATTCGCCCAGGTAATCAAGGAAAAGCTCGGGTTCGCTGCTGCTGAGCTCGAGGCGGGTAGTCACGCGGTAGGTGGGGCTATCGAGTACCTCCGAGAGATCGAGGTGGAGGTGATAGGCG
This genomic stretch from Corynebacterium tuberculostearicum harbors:
- the pepN gene encoding aminopeptidase N gives rise to the protein MTAPQNKTQHELLQERAAAVDLRAYHLHLDLSEVLDSPTYRVTTRLELSSSEPELFLDYLGESVAEVKVNGTPQEVDFDGSIIRLHGLPVGEELAIEVTSHSRYSRTGQGLHRMHDQADDATYLYSHLEPSDARRIFPCLEQPDLKAVFHVRMTAPKEWQILSNQPEVERSEEGELATVTFAPTPPLSTYLTSFAAGPYQYQERTWTAPDGSHSAKLRAFARASMFEHLDEEILELTAQGMDFFHQNFGYPYPWGKYDSIFVPEYNLGAMENPGLVTFTENYIFRSRATRAQHAGRANTILHEMSHMWFGDLVTPQWWDDLWLKESFAEFMGADSSVHGTEYTEAWANFAGARKNWAYLQDQLPTTHPIKAEIPDVDAARQNFDGITYAKGAAVLKQLVHYVGRDNFYAGARDYFQEHAFAAATFDDLLKALKKHTNRDLDAWSQAWLRTWGPDTLTPELHTEGEKIAELAIIADAEDVTRPHRLSASLFDASLHKYREIDIDLPAGDGTTRTIIDEAAGLPAPALLLLNDADHTYAKIRFDETSLDTAGERLTEIEDELTRAVIWTALWNLTRDGEMSAIDYLGVVVKHEAYETNTTLLAAACANANFAIAHYVADADREQVRTDYAEAIWGHLDEAEPTSDAQLVLARAAIRALAATPEESGTERLKALLDGDIAGLRLDPEIRWSILRALAARDAVTLTELEEEKQRDNTLTGATEFLGASHAFPTPETKRSAFDKALTPGAYSNAEVDALVAGFNAPRSASLQEAFAEEFFSRVEDIWAAHPIEIANRLIRGFYPELPMADAATTRLLHRELPGALRRILLECRDNLRRTLRVRAGQ